From Solea senegalensis isolate Sse05_10M linkage group LG7, IFAPA_SoseM_1, whole genome shotgun sequence, a single genomic window includes:
- the isl2b gene encoding insulin gene enhancer protein isl-2b isoform X2 yields MVDIIFSSSFLGDMGDHSKKKPGFAMCVGCGSQIHDQYILRVSPDLEWHAACLKCAECSQYLDETCTCFVRDGKTYCKRDYVRLFGIKCAKCNLGFSSSDLVMRARDNVYHIECFRCSVCSRQLLPGDEFSLREEELLCRADHSLLLERSSAGSPISPVHIHSNRPLHLADPVTVRQAPHRNHVHKQSEKTTRVRTVLNEKQLHTLRTCYNANPRPDALMKEQLVEMTGLSPRVIRVWFQNKRCKDKKKTILMKQLQQQQHSDKTVSIFNLQGLTGTPLVAGSPIRHESTVQGNPVEVQTYQPPWKALSEFALQSDLDQPAFQQLVSFSESGSLGNSSGSDVTSLSSQLPDTPNSMVPSPVET; encoded by the exons ATGGTGGATATTATTTTCAGCTCTTCTTTCTTGGGTGATATGGGGGATCATTCCAAAA AGAAGCCAGGATTCGCGATGTGTGTAGGATGTGGAAGTCAGATCCATGACCAGTACATACTGAGAGTCTCTCCCGACCTGGAGTGGCACGCAGCCTGTCTGAAGTGCGCAGAGTGCAGCCAGTACCTGGATGAGACCTGCACTTGTTTCGTCCGCGACGGCAAAACATATTGCAAACGAGATTATGTAAG gtTGTTTGGGATTAAATGCGCAAAATGCAACCTGGGATTCAGCAGCAGCGATTTGGTGATGAGGGCCCGGGATAACGTGTACCACATCGAGTGTTTTCGGTGCTCGGTGTGCAGCAGACAACTGCTGCCCGGAGACGAGTTCTCTCTGCGGGAAGAGGAGCTGCTGTGCCGGGCGGATCACAGCCTGCTGCTTGAGAGAAGCTCCGCGGGGAGTCCGATCAGTCCCGTCCACATCCACTCCAACAGACCACTACACCTGGCAg ATCCGGTCACGGTGCGGCAGGCCCCGCATCGGAACCACGTCCACAAGCAGTCAGAGAAGACGACGCGGGTGCGGACGGTGCTGAACGAGAAGCAGCTGCACACGCTGCGGACCTGCTACAACGCCAACCCGCGGCCGGACGCGCTGATGAAGGAGCAGCTGGTGGAGATGACCGGCCTCAGTCCCAGAGTGATCCGGGTCTGGTTCCAGAACAAGCgctgcaaagacaagaagaaaaccATCCTGATgaagcagctccagcagcagcagcacagtgataAGACTGTAAGCATTTTC AACCTGCAGGGCCTCACAGGGACGCCTCTCGTGGCTGGGAGTCCCATTCGGCACGAGAGCACAGTGCAGGGAAACCCGGTGGAGGTTCAGACCTACCAGCCTCCGTGGAAAGCACTGAGCGAGTTCGCCCTGCAGAGTGACCTGGACCAGCCGGCCTTCCAacaactg GTGTCTTTCTCTGAATCGGGATCACTCGGGAACTCCTCGGGCAGCGACGTGACTTCTTTGTCCTCTCAATTACCGGACACTCCCAACAGTATGGTACCCAGCCCGGTGGAGACGTGA
- the isl2b gene encoding insulin gene enhancer protein isl-2b isoform X3: MVDIIFSSSFLGDMGDHSKKKPGFAMCVGCGSQIHDQYILRVSPDLEWHAACLKCAECSQYLDETCTCFVRDGKTYCKRDYVRLFGIKCAKCNLGFSSSDLVMRARDNVYHIECFRCSVCSRQLLPGDEFSLREEELLCRADHSLLLERSSAGSPISPVHIHSNRPLHLADPVTVRQAPHRNHVHKQSEKTTRVRTVLNEKQLHTLRTCYNANPRPDALMKEQLVEMTGLSPRVIRVWFQNKRCKDKKKTILMKQLQQQQHSDKTNLQGLTGTPLVAGSPIRHESTVQGNPVEVQTYQPPWKALSEFALQSDLDQPAFQQLVSFSESGSLGNSSGSDVTSLSSQLPDTPNSMVPSPVET; encoded by the exons ATGGTGGATATTATTTTCAGCTCTTCTTTCTTGGGTGATATGGGGGATCATTCCAAAA AGAAGCCAGGATTCGCGATGTGTGTAGGATGTGGAAGTCAGATCCATGACCAGTACATACTGAGAGTCTCTCCCGACCTGGAGTGGCACGCAGCCTGTCTGAAGTGCGCAGAGTGCAGCCAGTACCTGGATGAGACCTGCACTTGTTTCGTCCGCGACGGCAAAACATATTGCAAACGAGATTATGTAAG gtTGTTTGGGATTAAATGCGCAAAATGCAACCTGGGATTCAGCAGCAGCGATTTGGTGATGAGGGCCCGGGATAACGTGTACCACATCGAGTGTTTTCGGTGCTCGGTGTGCAGCAGACAACTGCTGCCCGGAGACGAGTTCTCTCTGCGGGAAGAGGAGCTGCTGTGCCGGGCGGATCACAGCCTGCTGCTTGAGAGAAGCTCCGCGGGGAGTCCGATCAGTCCCGTCCACATCCACTCCAACAGACCACTACACCTGGCAg ATCCGGTCACGGTGCGGCAGGCCCCGCATCGGAACCACGTCCACAAGCAGTCAGAGAAGACGACGCGGGTGCGGACGGTGCTGAACGAGAAGCAGCTGCACACGCTGCGGACCTGCTACAACGCCAACCCGCGGCCGGACGCGCTGATGAAGGAGCAGCTGGTGGAGATGACCGGCCTCAGTCCCAGAGTGATCCGGGTCTGGTTCCAGAACAAGCgctgcaaagacaagaagaaaaccATCCTGATgaagcagctccagcagcagcagcacagtgataAGACT AACCTGCAGGGCCTCACAGGGACGCCTCTCGTGGCTGGGAGTCCCATTCGGCACGAGAGCACAGTGCAGGGAAACCCGGTGGAGGTTCAGACCTACCAGCCTCCGTGGAAAGCACTGAGCGAGTTCGCCCTGCAGAGTGACCTGGACCAGCCGGCCTTCCAacaactg GTGTCTTTCTCTGAATCGGGATCACTCGGGAACTCCTCGGGCAGCGACGTGACTTCTTTGTCCTCTCAATTACCGGACACTCCCAACAGTATGGTACCCAGCCCGGTGGAGACGTGA
- the isl2b gene encoding insulin gene enhancer protein isl-2b isoform X1 produces MRPALVSSATAKHIANEIMLFGIKCAKCNLGFSSSDLVMRARDNVYHIECFRCSVCSRQLLPGDEFSLREEELLCRADHSLLLERSSAGSPISPVHIHSNRPLHLADPVTVRQAPHRNHVHKQSEKTTRVRTVLNEKQLHTLRTCYNANPRPDALMKEQLVEMTGLSPRVIRVWFQNKRCKDKKKTILMKQLQQQQHSDKTVSIFNLQGLTGTPLVAGSPIRHESTVQGNPVEVQTYQPPWKALSEFALQSDLDQPAFQQLVSFSESGSLGNSSGSDVTSLSSQLPDTPNSMVPSPVET; encoded by the exons ATGAGACCTGCACTTGTTTCGTCCGCGACGGCAAAACATATTGCAAACGAGATTAT gtTGTTTGGGATTAAATGCGCAAAATGCAACCTGGGATTCAGCAGCAGCGATTTGGTGATGAGGGCCCGGGATAACGTGTACCACATCGAGTGTTTTCGGTGCTCGGTGTGCAGCAGACAACTGCTGCCCGGAGACGAGTTCTCTCTGCGGGAAGAGGAGCTGCTGTGCCGGGCGGATCACAGCCTGCTGCTTGAGAGAAGCTCCGCGGGGAGTCCGATCAGTCCCGTCCACATCCACTCCAACAGACCACTACACCTGGCAg ATCCGGTCACGGTGCGGCAGGCCCCGCATCGGAACCACGTCCACAAGCAGTCAGAGAAGACGACGCGGGTGCGGACGGTGCTGAACGAGAAGCAGCTGCACACGCTGCGGACCTGCTACAACGCCAACCCGCGGCCGGACGCGCTGATGAAGGAGCAGCTGGTGGAGATGACCGGCCTCAGTCCCAGAGTGATCCGGGTCTGGTTCCAGAACAAGCgctgcaaagacaagaagaaaaccATCCTGATgaagcagctccagcagcagcagcacagtgataAGACTGTAAGCATTTTC AACCTGCAGGGCCTCACAGGGACGCCTCTCGTGGCTGGGAGTCCCATTCGGCACGAGAGCACAGTGCAGGGAAACCCGGTGGAGGTTCAGACCTACCAGCCTCCGTGGAAAGCACTGAGCGAGTTCGCCCTGCAGAGTGACCTGGACCAGCCGGCCTTCCAacaactg GTGTCTTTCTCTGAATCGGGATCACTCGGGAACTCCTCGGGCAGCGACGTGACTTCTTTGTCCTCTCAATTACCGGACACTCCCAACAGTATGGTACCCAGCCCGGTGGAGACGTGA